The proteins below come from a single Drosophila kikkawai strain 14028-0561.14 chromosome 3R, DkikHiC1v2, whole genome shotgun sequence genomic window:
- the LOC108073229 gene encoding exocyst complex component 4 isoform X2, with the protein MVFHARCPSCGSKDDDDTIWLLLLLHALFLCFTIRCGFLVNVIKSLGFSETTEERQKEKQKIEQEFKRSDLRLNELVSRHDQQLTLVLPLFSQVSTEVTASRERIHAVKENLGACKRLLQCRRDELKKMWTDAVQHKYVLEMLEQIQELRKVPQRVVSYTAKRQYLHASKALTDALATLNGPLQAVEGLSDLRADLQTRRQQLYQRLHEELVSQVYTNSANEAFSTFQRSNSSRLNSSFTRGIGARRSTDRIEANARVRKALAEMAQNFDLDKAEVIEDADLIYPELSMSYFVAIIVESFGMLHKVPDSLETLRVQIQTELLNVVRQTTQQLSLSGETGEGNPLLMLLEIIFKQFKAIAKTHTLLLKNYLSVGQKYSVVGPQPYDLTDFWAQAQSVLQLLLTDYLDIQNAASEESAQTGFSEPSSNINSYFLRRKVPSTKRSMFKFDKSSHVGGGSSNNDSFKEHRRNASDASVDDNLGAQLGGSGKGSTSGLFPHEKKQREKLLICTPDQSIITKVYLPLMGYIKEIENFMKCKPGQPCSLHDFLDNYIKDTFLSKGHNRNLQLTIESLSKNQDAWRTIISPEEIKTLNLSRPLLQSTVMVERRLMETKNLIQDLPCYSEDLLKMVCALLKAYREICQAAYRGIVQPDSEDKRIYSVAWLKDEDISRFLKTLPNWTDLKTSSQKSRHNRKLHRGSFEPSEEESPLQVQQRNVREAEMLTSNLGEGGITQQEILVEISVLKELAILQESMEWFSCRVSEFANDLRRPMVNGLNAVSAECSADIAVKDGTIKVLTNLALEFDELANTCLLVLHLEVRVQCFHYLRSKSSVRTNSYVGSKDDILEPDRQVQVLTKRLSEMDEAFSATLHPRKTRYIFEGLAHLASRILIQASNYLEHIDQITVQRMCRNSIALQQTLSNITASREVALDQAKHFYELLCMQPDEILNALLERGTQFSEMQLLNALQLSCKSFGITDANQLASYQQKLSDILGAKPSKGVVV; encoded by the exons ATGGTTTTTCATGCCCGCTGCCCGAGTTGCGGCTCCAAAGATGATGACGACACCatctggttgttgttgttgctgcacgCCCTCTTTTTGTGTTTTACGATAA GATGTGGCTTTCTGGTCAACGTCATTAAATCTCTGGGATTCAGCGAGACGACCGAGGAACGCCAGAAAGAGAAGCAGAAGATCGAGCAGGAGTTCAAGCGCTCGGATCTGCGGCTGAACGAGCTGGTTTCGCGTCACGACCAGCAGCTGACCCTGGTGCTGCCCCTCTTCAGTCAGGTATCCACGGAGGTGACCGCCAGCCGGGAGCGGATCCATGCGGTCAAGGAGAACCTCGGTGCCTGCAAGAGGCTGCTGCAGTGCCGACGCGATGAGCTTAAGAAGATGTGGACGGACGCAGTGCAGCACAAGTATGTGCTAGAGATGCTGGAGCAAAT TCAGGAACTGCGCAAAGTGCCACAACGGGTGGTCAGCTATACCGCTAAGCGTCAGTATCTGCACGCCAGCAAGGCCCTAACCGATGCCTTGGCTACACTCAATGGGCCCTTGCAGGCCGTCGAGGGCTTGTCTGATCTGAGGGCCGATCTGCAGACGCGTCGCCAGCAGCTGTACCAGCGACTGCACGAGGAACTGGTCAGCCAGGTGTACACCAATTCCGCCAACGAAGCCTTCTCCACGTTCCAGCGCAGCAACTCCAGCCGCTTGAACTCCAGCTTCACTCGGGGAATCGGGGCTCGCCGCTCCACGGATCGCATCGAAGCGAACGCTCGAGTGCGCAAGGCTCTGGCTGAAATGGCACAGAACTTTGATTTGGACAAGGCCGAGGTCATCGAAGATGCAGATCTTATTTACCCAGAACTGAGCATGAGCTACTTCGTGGCCATCATTGTGGAGTCCTTTGGAATGCTGCACAAGGTGCCCGATTCTCTGGAAACGCTGCGCGTTCAAATCCAAACGGAGCTGCTGAACGTGGTGCGCCAGACAACGCAGCAGCTTTCGCTGAGCGGTGAAACGGGAGAGGGTAATCCGCTGCTCATGCTGCTCGAGATCATATTCAAGCAGTTCAAAGCTATTGCCAAGACTCATACGCTTCTGCTAAAGAACTACCTGTCGGTGGGCCAGAAGTACTCCGTGGTGGGACCCCAACCTTATGACCTCACGGACTTCTGGGCCCAGGCTCAGTCGGTG TTGCAACTCCTGCTCACCGACTACTTGGACATACAGAATGCTGCCTCGGAGGAGAGTGCCCAAACGGGTTTTTCGGAGCCGTCAAGCAACATAAATTCCTATTTTCTAAGGCGTAAAGTGCCAAG CACGAAGCGCTCTATGTTCAAGTTCGACAAGTCCTCGCATGTGGGcggtggcagcagcaacaatgacTCCTTCAAGGAGCATCGTCGCAACGCATCGGATGCCTCTGTGGATGATAATTTGGGCGCGCAGCTTGGGGGCAGCGGCAAGGGCTCAACCAGTGGGCTCTTTCCTCACGAGAAAAAGCAGAGGGAGAAGCTGCTGATATGCACGCCGGATCAAAGTATCATAACCAAAGTGTATCTGCCTCTGATGGGATACATCAAGGAGATCGAGAACTTTATGAAGTGCAAGCCAGG TCAACCCTGCAGTCTGCATGACTTTTTAGACAACTATATTAAGGACACATTCCTATCGAAGGGCCACAACCGAAACCTGCAGCTGACCATCGAGTCGCTGTCGAAGAATCAGGACGCATGGCGCACTATTATAAGTCCGGAGGAGATAAAAACACTCAACCTGAGCAGGCCTCTGCTGCAGTCAACTGTGATGGTCGAGCGACGGCTCATGGAGACAAAGAACCTTATCCAGGACCTGCCTTGCTACTCGGAAGACCTGCTTAAGATGGTCTGCGCCCTGCTGAAGGCCTACAGAGAGATTTGCCAGGCTGCCTACCGGGGAATAGTGCAGCCAGATTCCGAGGACAAGAGGATATACAGCGTTGCCTGGCTAAAGGACGAAGACATTAGTAGATTCTTAAA AACGCTGCCCAACTGGACGGACTTGAAGACCTCCAGCCAGAAATCGCGTCACAACCGAAAGCTGCATCGGGGCAGTTTCGAGCCTTCGGAGGAGGAGAGTCCCTTGCAGGTGCAGCAACGCAACGTCCGTGAGGCCGAAATGCTGACCAGCAACTTGGGCGAGGGTGGGATCACCCAGCAGGAGATTCTGGTCGAGATTAGTGTGCTCAAGGAGCTGGCCATACTGCAGGAGAGCATGGAGTGGTTCTCGTGTCGCGTCTCGGAGTTCGCCAATGATCTACGTCGCCCCATGGTGAATGGACTGAACGCCGTCTCCGCCGAGTGCAGCGCCGATATTGCCGTAAAGGATGGAACGATCAAGGTGTTGACCAATCTGGCCTTGGAGTTTGACGAATTGGCAAACACTTGCCTGTTGGTGCTGCATCTGGAGGTTCGCGTCCAATGCTTCCACTACCTGCGCTCCAAGTCGAGTGTGCGGACCAACAGCTATGTGGGGTCCAAGGATGATATTCTAGAGCCGGATCGGCAGGTGCAGGTGCTAACCAAGAGATTGTCGGAGATGGATGAGGCCTTTAGCGCCACTCTACATCCAAGAAAGACCAGA TACATTTTTGAGGGCCTGGCTCACTTGGCGTCGCGCATCCTAATCCAGGCCTCTAATTACCTGGAGCACATCGATCAAATAACTGTCCAACGCATGTGCAGGAACTCGATTGCCCTGCAGCAGACGCTGAGCAACATAACTGCCTCCAGGGAAGTGGCCTTGGATCAGGCCAAGCACTTTTACGAGCTGCTTTGCATGCAGCCAGAT GAGATATTGAATGCATTGTTGGAGCGAGGCACACAGTTCTCGGAGATGCAGCTGCTCAATGCCCTGCAGTTGTCCTGCAAGTCCTTTGGCATAACTGACGCCAATCAATTGGCTTCCTATCAGCAAAAGCTATCCGATATACTGGGCGCCAAGCCCTCCAAAGGTGTTGTTGTGTAA